A stretch of Cicer arietinum cultivar CDC Frontier isolate Library 1 chromosome 5, Cicar.CDCFrontier_v2.0, whole genome shotgun sequence DNA encodes these proteins:
- the LOC101492653 gene encoding disease resistance protein RPM1 produces MADTAVSLVLQEICQFLLEKRTLLTGIEKEFTDIKDELESIHAFLKDADKRAADEGGVGGADEGVKTWVKQLREASFRIEEVIDEYNMYEAKRVNNSGFLGTFQMIMSMMTSMSPRHQICSELQDIKSSIGRIKERSSRFEFKSESESGSSRGTKAPRIGDPRMAPYFIEETQVVGFESPRDELVSCLVDGNNELMLVSVVGMGGLGKTTLAKHVFDSQLVKRHFDCRSFITVSQSYKMKELLIDMIKKFCKDSNEHIPKGLQKMDDETLITHVRKYLATKRYLVLFDDVWKESFSDEIEHALGGNDEGSRIIVTTRMMQVAEYFKKSFAVHVHNLQPLSPNKAWELFCHKAFRGQCPNELEEMSNEIVKKCGGLPLAIVATGGLLSTKPKTMSEWRKMCKNMKMELERNVHLTSLLRILSLSYDDLPYHLKSCMLYFGIYPEDYTINRKRLTRQWMAEGFVKYLHDERRPLEEVAEECLTELIQRSLVQVSRVGFDGKVKSCQVHDLLREVIIRKMKDSCFCHLMHEDEEHVTVGITRRFSIAAISNNALTSTSNSGIRAILMFDKGQFPQHFLHEVSAKFKLLKVLDFENSLLNSIPDNLGNLFHLRYLNLSHTKVTALPSSIGMLVNLETLDLRQTQVHKLPKEINKLAKLRLLPVYYRKYEQHYSMLNFTTGVQMEEGIKCLKSLQKLYFLEADHGAIKLIQELKMLRQLRKLGIRRVRGEYGNALCDAIQEMNHLESLNITAIDQEAILDLDFLSAPPPNLRVLNLKGRLTNLPNWIPNLNYLVKLRLGLSNFEDDPLGSLQNLPNLLRLNLWDDAFSGECLHFQVGGFPRLKELDLTRLNRLSSVSIDEGALLCLEHFRFNNNPQLKVVPPDLQHLNNLQFLGFADMPAELVDSIDIEKDGPCHWIINHIPLVLIRQKVGTRFHDYELRPIPTQSNV; encoded by the coding sequence ATGGCAGACACTGCAGTGTCATTGGTTTTGCAGGAAATCTGCcaatttttattagaaaaaagaACTTTGCTGACAGGGATTGAGAAAGAGTTCACTGACATCAAAGATGAACTTGAGAGCATCCATGCTTTCCTGAAAGATGCAGACAAAAGGGCTGCTGATGAAGGAGGAGTAGGAGGAGCCGATGAAGGTGTCAAAACTTGGGTGAAACAACTGAGAGAAGCATCTTTTCGCATAGAAGAGGTGATTGATGAGTATAACATGTATGAGGCAAAAAGGGTCAACAATTCTGGATTCTTAGGCACATTCCAAATGATTATGAGCATGATGACATCCATGAGTCCGCGCCACCAGATATGTTCTGAGCTTCAAGACATCAAGTCATCAATTGGTAGAATCAAAGAAAGAAGTTCAAGGTTTGAGTTTAAATCTGAAAGTGAATCAGGAAGCTCTCGAGGGACTAAAGCTCCTAGAATTGGCGACCCCCGAATGGCTCCTTATTTCATTGaagaaactcaagttgtcgggTTTGAGTCGCCAAGAGATGAATTGGTTAGTTGCTTGGTGGATGGAAACAATGAGCTCATGTTGGTTTCTGTTGTCGGCATGGGAGGACTCGGAAAAACAACTCTTGCCAAGCATGTTTTCGACAGCCAGTTGGTGAAAAGGCACTTTGATTGTCGCTCTTTCATAACAGTTTCTCAATCCTACAAAATGAAGGAGCTGTTGATAGATATGATAAAGAAGTTTTGCAAGGACAGCAATGAGCATATTCCAAAGGGTCTGCAGAAGATGGATGATGAAACATTGATTACTCATGTGAGAAAGTACCTTGCAACAAAAAGGTACTTGGTGTTGTTTGATGATGTTTGGAAAGAAAGTTTTTCTGATGAGATTGAACATGCCTTAGGTGGTAATGACGAAGGAAGTAGAATCATTGTGACCACTAGAATGATGCAAGTAGCTGAATACTTTAAGAAATCATTTGCTGTTCATGTTCACAATCTACAACCTTTGTCTCCAAACAAAGCTTGGGAACTGTTCTGCCACAAAGCATTTAGAGGGCAGTGTCCAAATGAACTTGAGGAAATGTCGAatgaaattgttaaaaaatgtGGAGGGTTGCCACTGGCAATTGTGGCTACTGGCGGTCTTTTGTCAACAAAACCTAAAACCATGTCTGAATGGAGAAAGATgtgtaaaaatatgaaaatggaGTTAGAGCGCAATGTGCATTTGACTAGTCTATTAAGGATTTTATCTCTTAGTTACGATGATTTGCCTTACCATTTGAAATCATGCATGCTATATTTTGGTATATATCCTGAGGACTACACCATCAATCGCAAGAGACTTACTCGACAATGGATGGCTGAAGGGTTTGTCAAGTATTTGCATGACGAGAGAAGACCTTTGGAGGAAGTTGCTGAAGAGTGCTTGACAGAGTTGATACAAAGAAGTTTGGTTCAAGTTTCCAGAGTTGGCTTTGATGGGAAAGTCAAAAGTTGTCAAGTCCATGATTTGTTGCGTGAAGTGATCATTAGAAAAATGAAAGACTCATGTTTTTGCCATTTAATGCATGAAGACGAAGAACACGTCACAGTTGGAATAACTAGACGCTTTTCTATAGCAGCTATTTCCAACAATGCGTTGACAAGCACTAGTAACTCGGGAATTCGAGCTATTCTTATGTTTGACAAAGGTCAATTTCCTCAACATTTCTTGCATGAAGTATCTGCCAAGTTCAAGCTTTTGAAAGTACTTGATTTTGAGAATTCTTTGTTGAATTCTATTCCTGATAACTTGGGGAATCTTTTCCACCTAAGGTACTTGAACCTGAGTCATACAAAAGTGACAGCTCTTCCTAGTTCCATTGGTATGCTAGTGAACTTAGAAACCTTGGATCTAAGGCAAACTCAAGTGCATAAATTACCAAAGGAGATAAACAAGCTCGCAAAGCTAAGGCTTCTTCCTGTTTATTATCGAAAGTATGAACAGCATTATTCTATGTTGAACTTTACAACAGGAGTGCAAATGGAAGAGGGGATAAAATGCTTGAAGTCATTACAGAAGCTTTACTTTTTGGAAGCAGATCATGGTGCAATAAAGCTTATCCAAGAGCTCAAAATGTTGAGACAGCTAAGGAAGTTAGGCATAAGACGCGTGCGGGGAGAGTATGGAAATGCGTTATGTGATGCAATACAGGAGATGAATCACCTTGAATCTCTAAACATTACAGCTATAGATCAAGAGGCAATCCTTGACTTGGATTTCCTATCAGCTCCACCTCCCAATCTTAGAGTGCTCAACCTGAAAGGAAGGTTAACAAACTTGCCTAATTGGATTCCAAATCTCAACTATCTTGTGAAGCTAAGACTTGGTTTATCAAACTTTGAAGATGATCCTCTAGGCTCTTTGCAGAATTTGCCAAATTTGCTGAGGCTGAATTTGTGGGATGATGCCTTTTCTGGTGAATGTTTGCATTTTCAAGTTGGAGGGTTTCCTAGGCTAAAAGAGTTGGATCTTACTAGATTAAATAGATTGAGTTCTGTGTCTATAGACGAAGGAGCTTTACTTTGTCTTGAACATTTTAGATTTAACAACAACCCTCAATTAAAGGTGGTTCCACCAGACCTTCAACACTTGAATAATCTTCAATTCCTTGGATTTGCTGATATGCCAGCTGAATTAGTTGATAGCATTGACATTGAGAAAGATGGACCATGCCATTGGATTATCAATCATATTCCACTTGTACTAATTCGTCAGAAAGTAGGAACAAGATTTCATGACTATGAGTTGCGCCCAATTCCTACTCAATCCAATGTCTGA
- the LOC101493526 gene encoding disease resistance protein RPM1-like: MAETVVSIVLEQLYKLALEEGALLRGVERDLKEIKDELASIQAFLKDADTRAADEEGEGINEGVKTWVKQLRESSFQIEDVIDEYVMYLSSQRVNNSGCIASIQKVVQMIKTLKQRHQIASEMKEIKISVSGIKERSLRYEFKSENGLGSSRGSIKSGNFGDPRMASFFIDETQVVGFESPRDELVSYLVNETNECMVVSVVGMGGLGKSTLAKHVFDNKLVKKHFDCRSFVTVSQSYTVRELLIDMIKKFCENNNEAFPKGLQDMDDKTLITHVRQYLESKRYLVLFDDVWKENFCDEIEHAIIDNKRGSRIIVTTRMMHVAEYFKKSFYVHVHNLQPLSPKKAWELFCNKVFRDGKCPTELEEMSNEMVQKCGGLPLAIVAIGGLLSTKSKTMIEWRKVSQNLRMELERNAHLTSLVRILSLSYDDLPYHLKSCMLYFGIYPEDYTINRKRLTRQWMAEGFVKNVERRTLEEVAEEYLTELIYRSLVQVSKVGFDGKVKSCQVHDLLREVIVRKMKDLSFCHLMHEDDEQVTFGITRRFSIAAISSNVLRSASNKGIRAILVFDKGELPKPFMKRLSSKYKLLKVLDFQNSLLNSIPDNLGNLFHLRYLNLSHTKVKILPSSIGNLINLETLDLRQTKVHELPKEINKLTKLRLLPVYYRKYEEHYSMLNFTRGVHMQEGIGTLKSLQKLYFLEADHGGIELIQELKMLRQLRKLGIKHVRREYGNALCSAIQEMNQLESLNIGVIAKDEILDLDFVSAPPHLRVLNLKGRLTKFPNWIPKLNYLVKLRLGLSNFEDDPLNSLKSLPNLLRLNLWDDAFCGESLHFQVGGFPKLKELDLTRLNKLSSITIDKGALLCLEHFRFNNNPQLKVVPQDLQHLKNLQFLGFADMPDELVESIDPEKRGECHWIVKHIQLVLIRKKVGSRFHDYELYPIHTVSNV, from the exons ATGGCAGAAACTGTTGTATCAATTGTTTTGGAACAACTCTACAAACTTGCACTAGAAGAAGGAGCTTTGCTAAGAGGTGTAGAGAGAGATCTCAAAGAGATCAAAGATGAACTTGCAAGCATCCAAGCCTTCCTCAAAGATGCAGACACAAGGGCTGCTGATGAAGAAGGAGAAGGAATCAATGAAGGAGTCAAAACTTGGGTGAAGCAGCTAAGAGAATCATCTTTtcaaatagaagatgtgattgATGAATATGTTATGTATTTATCATCACAAAGGGTCAACAATTCTGGTTGCATAGCTTCAATCCAAAAGGTTGTTCAAATGATCAAAACATTGAAGCAAAGGCATCAAATTGCTTCTGAGATGAAAGAGATTAAGATATCAGTTAGTGGAATCAAAGAGAGAAGTTTGAGGTATGAGTTTAAGTCTGAAAATGGATTAGGAAGCTCTAGAGGAAGTATTAAAAGTGGAAATTTTGGTGATCCTAGAATGGCTTCTTTTTTCATTGATGAGACTCAAGTTGTTGGATTTGAGTCACCAAGAGATGAATTGGTTAGTTACTTGGTGAATGAAACTAATGAGTGTATGGTGGTTTCTGTTGTTGGCATGGGAGGACTAGGAAAATCAACTCTTGCTAAGCATGTTTTTGATAACAAGTTGGTGAAAAAGCACTTCGATTGTCGATCTTTCGTAACAGTTTCTCAATCCTATACTGTCAGAGAGTTGTTGATTGATATGATAAAGAAGTTTTGTGAGAATAACAATGAGGCTTTTCCAAAGGGTCTTCAAGACATGGATGATAAAACATTGATTACTCATGTGAGGCAATACCTTGAGTCAAAAAGGTACTTGGTTTTGTTTGATGATGTTTGGAAAGAAAACTTTTGTGATGAGATTGAACATGCCATCATTGATAATAAAAGAGGAAGTAGAATCATTGTGACTACTAGAATGATGCATGTAGCTGAGTATTTTAAGAAATCTTTTTATGTTCATGTTCACAATCTACAACCTTTGAGTCCAAAGAAAGCATGGGAACTTTTCTGCAACAAGGTGTTTAGAGATGGGAAGTGTCCAACAGAACTTGAGGAAATGTCCAATGAAATGGTTCAAAAATGTGGAGGGTTGCCTTTGGCAATTGTGGCCATTGGTGGTCTTTTGTCGACAAAATCGAAAACCATGATTGAATGGAGAAAGGTGAGTCAGAATCTGAGAATGGAGTTAGAGCGCAATGCGCATTTGACTAGTCTGGTAAGGATTTTATCTCTTAGTTATGATGATCTACCTTACCATTTGAAATCATGTATGTTGTATTTTGGTATATATCCTGAGGACTACACCATCAAT CGGAAGAGACTTACACGGCAATGGATGGCTGAAGGGTTTGTGAAGAATGTGGAGAGAAGAACATTGGAGGAAGTTGCTGAAGAGTATTTGACAGAGTTGATATATAGAAGTTTGGTTCAAGTTTCCAAAGTCGGCTTTGATGGGAAAGTCAAGAGCTGTCAAGTCCATGATTTGTTGCGCGAAGTGATTGTAAGAAAAATGAAAGATTTAAGTTTTTGTCATTTAATGCATGAAGATGATGAACAAGTCACATTCGGAATAACTAGACGCTTTTCGATAGCTGCTATCTCCAGCAATGTGTTGAGAAGCGCTAGTAACAAGGGAATTCGCGCTATTCTTGTTTTCGACAAAGGTGAATTGCCTAAACCTTTCATGAAAAGACTATCTTCCAAGTACAAGCTTTTAAAAGTACTTGATTTTCAGAATTCTTTGTTGAATTCTATTCCTGATAACTTAGGGAATCTTTTCCACCTAAGGTACTTGAACCTAAGTCATACAAAAGTGAAAATTCTTCCTAGTTCCATTGGCAACCTAATAAACTTAGAAACCTTAGATCTAAGGCAAACTAAAGTGCATGAGTTACCAAAAGAGATAAACAAGCTCACAAAACTAAGGCTTCTTCCAGTTTATTATAGAAAATATGAAGAACATTATTCTATGTTAAACTTTACAAGAGGAGTTCATATGCAAGAGGGTATTGGAACCTTGAAATCTTTGCAAAAGCTTTACTTTTTGGAAGCTGATCATGGTGGAATAGAGCTTATCCAAGAGCTGAAAATGTTGAGACAGTTAAGGAAGTTAGGCATAAAGCACGTGCGGCGAGAATATGGAAATGCACTATGTTCTGCTATTCAAGAAATGAACCAACTAGAATCTCTTAACATTGGTGTTATAGCTAAAGATGAAATCCTTGACTTGGATTTTGTATCAGCTCCACCTCATCTAAGAGTGCTTAACTTGAAAGGTAGATTAACAAAGTTTCCTAATTGGATTCCAAAACTCAACTATCTTGTGAAGCTAAGACTTGGTTTATCAAACTTTGAAGATGATCCACTAAACTCTTTGAAGAGTTTGCCAAATTTGTTGAGGTTGAATTTGTGGGATGATGCATTTTGTGGAGAAAGTTTGCATTTTCAAGTTGGCGGGTTTCCTAAGCTTAAGGAACTTGATCTCACTAGATTGAATAAACTAAGTTCTATCACTATAGACAAAGGAGCTTTACTTTGTCTTGAACATTTTAGATTTAACAACAATCCTCAATTGAAGGTGGTTCCACAAGACCTTCAACACTTGAAAAATCTTCAATTTCTTGGATTTGCTGATATGCCAGATGAGTTGGTTGAAAGCATTGATCCAGAGAAACGTGGAGAATGTCATTGGATTGTCAAGCATATTCAACTTGTACTAATTAGGAAGAAAGTAGGATCAAGATTTCATGATTATGAGTTGTATCCCATTCATACTGTATCCAATGTATGA
- the LOC101492987 gene encoding uncharacterized protein isoform X2, with protein sequence MQADEDVGKIALAVPVLVSKALELFLQDLCDRTYEITLQRGAKTMNALHLKHCVQSYNVFDFLRDIVGRVPDYGHGHSHSEAGADDRAVPKRRKAAAGDDGNDSDEETKRSKMLELSHTGGTGRGRGRGRGRGRGRGARTAEKETFHQQVESEPCTSIQQSSKEVPDASMAIDNVPEQKDLPKENNNAVHEESTQSLRNIDLNANLHENEDKLNTDTTITQASLPEPAATTTTDMQHEEIPGWSLSDVDKMAIDTLQLAANINSRIEEDEEDYDEEEG encoded by the exons ATGCAAGCAGACGAGGATGTTGGAAAGATAGCACTTGCAGTTCCTGTTTTAGTTT CAAAGGCTCTGGAATTATTTTTGCAAGATCTTTGTGACCGCACTTATGAAATAACTCTTCAGAGAGGAGCAAAGACCATGAACGCATTGCATTT GAAACATTGTGTACAAAGCTACAATGTCTTCGACTTTTTGAGAGACATCGTTGGTAGGGTTCCTGACTATGGGCATGGCCATAGCCATTCTGAGGCTGGGGCTGATGATCGCGCCGTTCCAAAGAGAAG GAAAGCGGCTGCTGGGGATGATGGCAATGACAGTGATGAAGAGACTAAGCGGAGTAAGATG CTTGAGTTGAGCCACACTGGTGGTACTGGTAGGGGAAGAGGAAGGGGTAGAGGAAGAGGTCGCGGTCGAGGGGCTCGAACCGCAGAAAAAGAGACCTTCCATCAGCAGGTTGAATCTGAACCATGCACATCTATTCAGCAAAGTAGCAAAGAAGTCCCTGATGCATCCATGGCAATAGATAATGTCCCAGAACAAAAGGACTTACCGAAGGAGAATAATAATGCAGTTCATGAGGAAAGTACTCAATCACTCCGAAACATTGATCTGAATGCCAACTTACATGAAAATGAAGACAAACTCAATACAGACACAACTATTACTCAGGCCTCATTGCCTGAACCTgctgcaacaacaacaacgGATATGCAACACGAAGAAATTCCAGGCTGGTCCCTTTCCGATGTGGACAAGATGGCGATCGACACTTTGCAGCTTGCAGCAAACATTAATAGTAGGATAGAAGAGGATGAGGAAGATTATGATGAAGAAGAAGGGTAA
- the LOC101492987 gene encoding uncharacterized protein isoform X1 → MKKKLDTRFPAARIKKIMQADEDVGKIALAVPVLVSKALELFLQDLCDRTYEITLQRGAKTMNALHLKHCVQSYNVFDFLRDIVGRVPDYGHGHSHSEAGADDRAVPKRRKAAAGDDGNDSDEETKRSKMLELSHTGGTGRGRGRGRGRGRGRGARTAEKETFHQQVESEPCTSIQQSSKEVPDASMAIDNVPEQKDLPKENNNAVHEESTQSLRNIDLNANLHENEDKLNTDTTITQASLPEPAATTTTDMQHEEIPGWSLSDVDKMAIDTLQLAANINSRIEEDEEDYDEEEG, encoded by the exons ATGAAGAAGAAGCTCGATACCCGTTTTCCCGCT GCTCGGATAAAGAAGATTATGCAAGCAGACGAGGATGTTGGAAAGATAGCACTTGCAGTTCCTGTTTTAGTTT CAAAGGCTCTGGAATTATTTTTGCAAGATCTTTGTGACCGCACTTATGAAATAACTCTTCAGAGAGGAGCAAAGACCATGAACGCATTGCATTT GAAACATTGTGTACAAAGCTACAATGTCTTCGACTTTTTGAGAGACATCGTTGGTAGGGTTCCTGACTATGGGCATGGCCATAGCCATTCTGAGGCTGGGGCTGATGATCGCGCCGTTCCAAAGAGAAG GAAAGCGGCTGCTGGGGATGATGGCAATGACAGTGATGAAGAGACTAAGCGGAGTAAGATG CTTGAGTTGAGCCACACTGGTGGTACTGGTAGGGGAAGAGGAAGGGGTAGAGGAAGAGGTCGCGGTCGAGGGGCTCGAACCGCAGAAAAAGAGACCTTCCATCAGCAGGTTGAATCTGAACCATGCACATCTATTCAGCAAAGTAGCAAAGAAGTCCCTGATGCATCCATGGCAATAGATAATGTCCCAGAACAAAAGGACTTACCGAAGGAGAATAATAATGCAGTTCATGAGGAAAGTACTCAATCACTCCGAAACATTGATCTGAATGCCAACTTACATGAAAATGAAGACAAACTCAATACAGACACAACTATTACTCAGGCCTCATTGCCTGAACCTgctgcaacaacaacaacgGATATGCAACACGAAGAAATTCCAGGCTGGTCCCTTTCCGATGTGGACAAGATGGCGATCGACACTTTGCAGCTTGCAGCAAACATTAATAGTAGGATAGAAGAGGATGAGGAAGATTATGATGAAGAAGAAGGGTAA